In the genome of Abyssalbus ytuae, the window ATGATTGCTTCTATGCACGATGAGCATAACCGTATAACCGTACCGGGCTTTTATGATAAGGTTGAAGAACTAAATACAGAAGAAAGAGCCGAGATGGAAAAAGCGCCTTTTTCATTAGACAAATATAAAAAGGCCTTGGATATAGACAGCGTATACGGAGAATTGGGTTACACCACAAACGAACGCATCTCTATAAGGCCCACATTAGATGTAAATGGAATATGGGGAGGTTATACCGGTGAAGGAGCCAAAACTGTTATACCGGCTAAAGCATATGCCAAAATATCCATGCGGCTGGTTCCCAACCAGGATTGGAAAGAAATAACCCAGCTATTTCAGGATTATTTCCAAAGTATTGCCCCTAAAGGTGTAAGGGCTAAAGTAACCCCTCACCACGGCGGACAAGGTTATGTAACACCAATTAACAGTAAAGGTTATCAGGCCGCTGCGATGGCTTATAAACACACTTTTGGTATTACCCCTATACCTCAGCGAAGTGGCGGAAGTATTCCTATTGTTTCATTATTTGAACAAGAACTTCACAGTAAAACCATTTTAATGGGGTTTGGCCTTAACAGTGATGCCATACACTCGCCCAATGAGCATTATGGTGTATGGAATTATTTAAAAGGAATTGAAACCATTCCTCTTTTTTACAAATATTTTGCTGAATCTGGTGAATAAATAAACACAGACCCTTTCTTTAAAGCGAACAAAATTCTTCTAAAAGAGAATTGAACATCCTGCTAATTGTCAAACATTTAACATAAATTAATATGGTAATTGTGTAACAAAGGCATTCCATTTGCGTTATACTCTTATTTACAAATTCTTAAACGTTACCATAATATGCTTAAAAATTTTTTTTGGATGTGTTCCGGGGCTGATACTGATGTACTGGAAAAATGCTCAAAAGCCGAACAGATTAAACAAGCAGGAATTGGGGGAACCGTATTTTTTACTGCGGTAATGGCTTTCATTGCCTCAGCCTATGCACTTTATACTGTATTTGATAATATTTTTACTGCTGTTTTTTTTGGTTTAGTATGGGGGTTGTTAATTTTCAACCTGGACAGATTTATTGTGGCTACTATAAAAAAACGTGATAATATTAGCGCTGAATTTACTCAGGCTATCCCCAGAATAATTCTGGCAATTATTATTGCTATTGTTATTGCTAAACCTTTAGAACTTAAAATATTTGAAAAAGAAATTGACAGGGTTCTTCTCGAAGAAAAAAATCAGATGACTCTTGATAACAAGCAACAAATTGGCATGCAATATTCTCCGGCAATTGAAAAGTTAAATTCGGAAATATCAGGATTAAAAAATGAAATAACCCGGAAAGAAAGTGAAGTAAATTCATTGTATGACACCTATATTTCAGAAGCTGAAGGCAGAGAGGGCACTTTAAAAATAGGCAAAGGACCTGTTTATAAGGAAAAAAGAGAAAAACACGATGCAGCTCTACAGGAGTTACAACAACTTCGTGAAGCAAATAGTATAAAAATTAATGATAAAGAGAGACAAATTACAGCACTCCAAACTGATTTAACAACCAAAATCTCCAAAACTCAGCCCACTATTGACGGGTTTGACGGACTCATGGCACGTATTAAAGCCCTGGAAAAATTACCCTGGTTACCATCTTTCTTTATATTTCTGCTTTTTTTAAGTATAGAAACTGCACCGGTAATTGCAAAATTGCTTGCACCTAAAGGTGAATATGATGTAAGACTGGAAGATATAGAAAATACTGCCAAAACATGGGTAACCCAAAAAGAAGACAAACGCAAGCAAATGTTAACGGCAGAATTTGCATTGAATGACAAGATTTATGCAGATCTTTCGGAAGAAGAAGAATTATATAATTACAAACGACAATCGGCAAGAGAAATAATGCAAATGCAGGCTGATGCATTTTATAATCAACAAAAAAAGTTACTTCAATAAAAATAAAAATCCCTTGTATATGAGAAGTAAAATATACAAGGGATTTTCAAACTACTAATCAAAAAAACTTAATTGAACATAAAACATCTAACTATCTGTAGATACAAATTGTATTTGGGGTTTATTTATAAATTCTAATCTCCATTTAAGTGCATTGGAAACATTTTTTTTCAGCATATCAAAAAACAGGTTTTTAAATCTTCCTCTCTTTAAATCATTTCCTGAAGCTATTTTGTTTTGAGAATTAAAAGAGTTTTCTACTTCCGATACCACATCGTCAAAATCATTAAAATCTGAAAACGACCGGGCATTCATATACCCTATATAATCAACATTTTCACTGCTAAATAAATACCTTGCTCCTACTCTTATTGCGGCTCTTTTACCTTTGTTCTTTTTTATATCAAGGATACTTGTTGTCAGGGGAACTTCACGTTTTATATGCTCCAGCATCAATAAGGTGTCATCTTTACTTCCATCATTTACAAAACATACATGATAATTTTCCCTGGTTTTTATAAACTTGACAAATAGTTCGACATTTAGCCTTTTTTCCTCATTGTAACAGGGTACTACTATTCCAATTCTCATCTTTTTGTTTTTAATCATATTCAAAAATAATTCAGTCTGCCTTACCCTGTTTTTAATATTCGTTTACCGGAACAGTTTGTTTAGATAAATGGCAATATTCAATAGATAAATGATTTCTAAAAATTTAAGCCCGCCTGGTTATGATAACCAGGCGGGCTTACGTAACTAACCAAAAAACTACCTTAATTATTTATAATGAAAAGCAATTCTTATAAGTTGATTCCCAATTTTTAATGAATCTCTTATAGAAAGCTTGGAACCATTTGCATGTATCCACCTTTTTAAGGGTTGTTCACAAATCATTTTTAAAGCATTCTCTTTTCCATAAAACTTCTTCATCCGCATAAATATTTCAACATCAAACAGCCAACGTGTAATAAACGGTTTGTTAAACATGTTTTGTGCTATATCTTTGTCCATAATTTTTGCCCCACATTGAGTATCTCTAAAATTCATTCCTAATATTTTTTGGATAATGAAATTGATGGTCATACTAATTATTTTTCTTGCCGACTCTTTAGTTATATTAGCACCCATACGACTAATACGGGATCCGCTTACAATTTTGAATTCCGAAGTTTCAATAATTTTCACAAGATCATCAAAATCACGAAAATCTGTAGATAAATCGGCATCGAGATAACCTATATAATCCAACTGATCATTTTTAGACAGAAATAATATACCTTGCCTGACAGCTTCAGCCTTACCTCTGTTTTTTTCACAATTATATACACTTATATAATTTTCCCTCCCTTTGGCCAGGTTATTTAGCACATTTAAAGTATTATCGGTACTGCCATCATTTATAAAACACAAATAATAACCTAAATTACTGTCTACAAAATCAGTAAATTCTTTACTTGCCAATCTGGTTGCTTCATTGTAACAGGGTATCACAACTCCTATACATTTTTCTCTTATTATCCCGTTAGCTTTATTACTTTGGTTAACTTTAGGCTTAGGAAATGGGTTTTCTCCTGTCAATCTTTTTATTCTGGCTGCCACTTCATTTAAACTAACCGGTTTTTTCATATAGTCATTTATACCCAGTTCATATCCTTCAACTATAATATTTTCATCATTATTACCAGACATTACCATTATTGGCTTTTGTGAATTTTTTTTAATACGAATATATTTTATAAGTTCCAGTCCGGACATCTGGGGCATATTAATATCTACAATTATAAGGTCGGGATCAAAAGAATCAAAGAGTTTAATAGCGTTATAACCATTATCACATGTTAATACTTCATAACCCAGATCGTTTAATTTCTTTTCCAAAGACAATAATATTAACTGTTGATCATCAATAGCTAAAATCTTCATAACAGGTAGTTTTTCAAGTATAAATACTTTGTTAATTACATAGCAATTATAACCACAAGATGATTAGATATTACATTTAAAAAGTTGACATTCAATTATATGTAGACGAATGGTTTTTTTCATTCGATGAGTGATTTTAAAGCAGAAGATAGTTTGTTGTATATTTAGTAATCTTAAAATACTTATTAAATAAGTGAGTAAAAACACCAATAAATATTTAGTAACAGCATTATTAATAGGAGTAGTATATCATGCTACTGCCATGTTTTTCACCCTGGAATATACATATGATGCATTAATTCATTTATTCTTTGCTAATCATTATGCTAACAGTTGGTTTGAACCATGGAACTACAGTTGGTACACCGGCTTTACGGTAACAAGCTATCCCCCGCTGGTTCATCAAAGTATTGCTTTATTATCATTTGTCGGTGGTTTAAAATTTGGTCTGTATGGTATAGCTATTATTGCCACATTATTATTCACCACAGGGGTTTACAGGTTTTCCCTGCTAATTACTGCCAGCAAAAAGGCTGCCGGTTACGCATCAATACTGGCAATCTTATCATCTTCATTTGCAGAAACATTACATCTGTTCGGGCAATTGCCCAGTATTGTGGGAGTCTCAATCTTAATGCACGCACTGCCTGAAATATATCTTTGGATAAAAACCGGAAAATACAGATACTTACTTACATCCATATCTTTAATATCAGTCACGGTAACATCTCACCATGTAACCCCTATTTTTGGTATGGTATTTTTTATTTTTCCGTTAATAGGAATGGTTATTATGGATAATGCCCGGGAACGTGTACAAAACGTAAAGCAAATAACCTTAATGGTGTTTTATAAATCTTTTGTAAAATTATTTAAAAGAATTATTGCTTTCGGATTAATATCTCTTATAGTAATCGTTATATGTATACTCCCTTACTGGATTAACTCTAAAAAAAACCCAATTACCCAGGTTCCGATACCTCATGGTTCAAGGGATAATTTTTTAGAGATCACATCATCCGGTTTGGTATTTTTTTTAATCCCATGGGGAGTTTTACTCATTTTTTTACCCTATTTCTTTTATCGTTATTATAGCAAACGCTATTTGTTTTTTGGCTTGTCATTTTCGTTATTAACCTTGTTGGGCACCGGAGGCACTACCCCTGTTCCTAAAATGATTCTTGGAGAAACTGCATTTAATATTCTTACCTTAGACAGATTCACTCTTTGGGCCTCCATTATGGCCCTGCCTGTTTTTGGAGAATTTGCATACAGATTTGCAGAAGGCGACTTAAAAACACTTATTCAAAAAAAATTTGGTTCAGTTTATTATAGAATTATGGGAGGTATTCTTGCCGGTTCATTTCTATTTATGTCGGTATTTACTATGAGCCTGGGCTATTTTAGGCCCTCTCAACCTCAAAAAATAAAAATGCTGCCTATTTTAAATTTTTTAAGTCAAGATCAGCATGACCACTGGAGATACCTAACCCTTGGCTTTGGAGATCAAATGGCGTGGCTTTCAGCACAAACAAATGCCCTGACCGTAGATGGCAATTACCATTCTGCAAGACGTCTCCCGGAATTAACCACAAGAGCGATAGAAAGATTAGAAAATTCAAAATTTAAAGGTGTGGAAGGAATCGGTTCCCTACAGCAATTTTTAACCATACCGGAAAAATATAATTTAAAATATATTTTTTCAAACGATAAATTTTATGATCCTATACTATATTTTACAGGCTGGCAACGTTTAAGACAACTTGAAAATGGAATAATAGTATGGGAACGCTTAAATATACCCCCCCTCTCTACTATTTTACCTAAAAATGACATTCCAAAATATCAAAAAATAATGTGGGGGACCATTCCATTATTAACAGTCATTATTGCTTTTATATTAAATATACAAATGATGTGGTACAGAGCAATAAAGACTAAAGTGAAAAATACAGCCGTTTATTTAAATTTTAAAAACAACCATACTTGTTTTTCTCCTAAACTTTTGGTGCTCATGCAGCTGTGGGGTATATGTATGGCGACTATTGTTATTTACAGCCTTTATAATCTTTATACAGACCACAACCATCAATTAACATCGGAGAACGTGGTAAAAGCTTACTTTGATGCATTGGATTTTAAGGAGTTTAAAAAAGCACATTCCCTTCTTGATCCTGAAAACAATAAATCCTTATCGCAATATATGCTGGAAATATCTACTTCCGACGGTTTGCTTGGTTCATATGCAAAACTAGACGCAATAATCCTGGAATCTATTAGGAAAGGAGAAAATGAAACTAAAATAATAGCCCATACAAAATGGGTAACTCCCTTAGAAAAGATTGATAAATCATATCATATTACTACTGTAAAAAGAAATGGAAAATGGTATATGGCTCCTTTAAAATATGATACCGATGTCCCTCCCGATCAGTTGTTTTCTGATAATATTACCCGGTACTATAATCATGGGCGAAGAAGAATAACCACTCAGCAAACTTATCATGAAGATGTGCTAAAACAACCTGTTTTAGAGATATTATCAGCCAAATTGGTTAAAATGGAAAATCATTATGCAGTTATAGGAGAATTGCAAAATGTTGATAATATACCTGCCGATGTGGTATTGAAAGCAACACTCTATAACGATAATGATAAAGAATTAGCAACATATAATGCAAAATACCCTATGAAACATAAACTCATGCCTAAAGAAATTACAAGTTTTAGAATAAACTTTGAGGGAATAGCGTGGTCTAAAACAAAAGATTCCATACCCAAAACATTTAATCCGGATGAATTTACCCCCATAGAATTTGAAGAACAACCCACAAAATTTACA includes:
- a CDS encoding DUF4407 domain-containing protein, with product MLKNFFWMCSGADTDVLEKCSKAEQIKQAGIGGTVFFTAVMAFIASAYALYTVFDNIFTAVFFGLVWGLLIFNLDRFIVATIKKRDNISAEFTQAIPRIILAIIIAIVIAKPLELKIFEKEIDRVLLEEKNQMTLDNKQQIGMQYSPAIEKLNSEISGLKNEITRKESEVNSLYDTYISEAEGREGTLKIGKGPVYKEKREKHDAALQELQQLREANSIKINDKERQITALQTDLTTKISKTQPTIDGFDGLMARIKALEKLPWLPSFFIFLLFLSIETAPVIAKLLAPKGEYDVRLEDIENTAKTWVTQKEDKRKQMLTAEFALNDKIYADLSEEEELYNYKRQSAREIMQMQADAFYNQQKKLLQ
- a CDS encoding response regulator, whose product is MKILAIDDQQLILLSLEKKLNDLGYEVLTCDNGYNAIKLFDSFDPDLIIVDINMPQMSGLELIKYIRIKKNSQKPIMVMSGNNDENIIVEGYELGINDYMKKPVSLNEVAARIKRLTGENPFPKPKVNQSNKANGIIREKCIGVVIPCYNEATRLASKEFTDFVDSNLGYYLCFINDGSTDNTLNVLNNLAKGRENYISVYNCEKNRGKAEAVRQGILFLSKNDQLDYIGYLDADLSTDFRDFDDLVKIIETSEFKIVSGSRISRMGANITKESARKIISMTINFIIQKILGMNFRDTQCGAKIMDKDIAQNMFNKPFITRWLFDVEIFMRMKKFYGKENALKMICEQPLKRWIHANGSKLSIRDSLKIGNQLIRIAFHYK
- a CDS encoding glycosyltransferase; protein product: MRIGIVVPCYNEEKRLNVELFVKFIKTRENYHVCFVNDGSKDDTLLMLEHIKREVPLTTSILDIKKNKGKRAAIRVGARYLFSSENVDYIGYMNARSFSDFNDFDDVVSEVENSFNSQNKIASGNDLKRGRFKNLFFDMLKKNVSNALKWRLEFINKPQIQFVSTDS